The following nucleotide sequence is from Sander vitreus isolate 19-12246 chromosome 3, sanVit1, whole genome shotgun sequence.
AGTTTTGAGAACAACAATGCAGATTCCCTTTAAATCAAACAAGAGTTTGCTAAAAATGGTATTAGTAAATTTAACAGCAATTAATCTATTATTCCTACACCTGCTTTAAAGCACATTTACAATTTTTACTTACTAAACTAACCTCAACAATAGACCTCTTCAGTATCAGCTGTGCTGCTGTTGTATAGCAACAAGGAATTTTTATACCAAAGCCTctgtctcttttcctctctctctctctctctctctctctctctctctctctctctctctctctctctctctctctctcgatgaAATGTATGCTGATTGCAGAGCCTATAGAGAGCAAAGCAGCTGCCTCTGATAAGCTGTTCATTGTAATCTGTGCCAGGTGACCAAAAAAAGTAGCATAAAGACTTCCAGATTCAGAGTGTGGATCCAGCACATTTTACACGGGATAGAAAATGGGTTTCAGGAGGTGTTTGCAGGGTGATGTGGGTGAGTGAACAGGACGACAGTTCAGCCAGTCCTAATGTAAATGAGTGTAATCAAATAAAGGTAGTTAGACTGGATAAGTGCCCCATTATGTTGCACATCTGGAAGTGAATGAAAGAGATggaatgaatgaaaaacaacacagaaataaaGGTGTTCACCTTTTTGTATACAATTTGTAGTTTGGAATCAGTGCCATACATTGTACAGTATTCAGATAATgagctactgtatgtgtaaacTAGTGCTGTGGTAGAGCAGTTATAAGTTATAACACCACTGACTGGAGTTTTGCTAAAAGAAGCAGCTATTTCTGCTTATTCCATATATggaaaggcaaggcagctttatttgtatagcacatttcagcaattcaaagtgctttacataaaacattaaagagcagttaaaaatgaataaaaaattaaaaacatacaatacaAGAATACAATTTACAATACAGTATGATACAAGGTGTTAAGAATGCATCAGTTTCCATGTTGAGTCAAAACATCACTTGATGAAGACACGTATCCCTCCAACTAATTTAACTTAAAAACATACACATGGGTACTAAAACTGCTTCAATTTTCAGTTCAAACTAGGACATAGCAGCTGCGCAGGCTTGATATGAATTTAAATGAACCAACAATTTCAAAACATCATTAAAAATACCTGTTGCTCATGTTGCTCCATGTTGTTAATTCTGTCTGACAACAGCAACAGCTGGACACGCGTTGCTTGACATTTTGAAAGTGTGTGACTGACATCTAGTGGAGGATATGGATCAGGACAAATAAGCATATAGTCCAACACtacaatgtttacattttttttttatcaaacgtCAAAAGAATCACCTATAATTAATCATGCCGGCCCTTTAAACAAAAATGTGGCAATCAGAgaaactttttgttttaaaagtattacAAAAAGTGCTTTAGTTTTGTTTAATCAACTATTAGTTTTCAAATGTTGCTGTCATTTTGATAggatatgtaaacagaaacatTAACTGCTAATGAGATATGAAAGGTTGACAGCACACGGACGCTGTTGCACACGTTAAGATGTTGACGTTTTTGAACATACGGTAGTTAAACTGTTGACAACATGGATAACCTGCTATTATCACCACCCTTTCACGATGAAGCAGAGGTGGAGGCTGTAACTTGACCTTGCCTCTTAATGGCTGAGGGACAATGGTGCCCCGTCCCACTGGCCCGCCTGCCCCTCTGTTGTTTCTATTTATAAAGTCCAAACATAGAGGTTATTCAGGGGTGCCAGCAAACACAAGGTGACAGGCAGAGAGGACCAAAGGGTGAGGCATTTGACTGCTATTGTTCCAGTTGTTCACTCTTTATTTACTTAAACACAGTCATTTGTGTTTTGAGAAGGTATTTTGTTGCGCTCAACATGTAATCTCTCTTTGTATGTTAATGACAATTTattctactgtatattttttagtttaaatttaaaatgaaattaaccCATATTAATTATGCATTTGAATTCTGTATGTCCAAACACAACTCACCACCTTCTCTGTTTtagataaaatgtttttttaaattagccttttttcatttcctcgAACAAAAAAACGTTTTCACCTGACGGCAATGATAGTAAAGCTTTTAATTCGCCAAAATATGGACCTAGAAATGTCACCTTCTATGTGTTATTTCTCTCTTAAGGTGAAGAGCAGAAAGATGACTGTGGGCCATCATAAGCACTGTGAGCAGTGTCACAGTGTCCACTGTCAGGTTCCGGTGCAGATCTCAGTCTCATGTATTATCATCAAGTGTCGTAAAAACTGTGGCGCCACCTTCCATATGTGCAAGCAAGAGGAGCACCAGCTTCTCTGTCCCAATGAGATGGTCCCCTGCATCAATGTCAACTATGGCTGTCCTCTTACAATGCTGCGCCACAGGCTGGCCAAACACCTGGAGGTCTGTCCTGCCAGTGTGGTCTGCTGCTCTCAAGAGTGGAACCGCTGGCCTGTTTCAGAAACTGATCTGACCTTCTacaaaaatatttcacaaagCCCTGAAACTGAAGTAAACCTCGATGTTGCTTTGGCTCTCAGGGACCAagagctgctgtttcaatccatCAAAATGAAGAACATTTTTCCTGAGTTAATGTTGGAGGATCCTGCCCTTCAGGATGCTTCTGCTGCAGTCAACAGTCCTACAGAGGAAGCAACCTGTTCTTTAGATTGTGTTGAATTTACAGAAAATGGCTGCACAAGGATGCAGGAAAGAGAACTGAGCCAAGAGGAGAGGGATGCTTTGGCAAAGAGCAGAGACATGGATGGAATTCAGAACTACAGCTCCTGGGAGAAAATATTCAACAAGGAGATGGAGGGATGCAAGCAAACTGTCAAAAACCAGAATAAGAgggaggaaaagggaaaagcaaAGGAAGAGCAAGAATCATCAAACTTTCATGGTGAGACAAGAAACTCACACCTGAGCCAAGAGAATGCTGCTGCCGCTCCAAGCATTGGTGGTGCAACGGGCCTTGCGCCATGGCAAGACGGGGTCCTTGAGAGGTTGAGCAAAGAATTCAACATTGGTGAATATAACATGTATTTGGTGCACAATGGGGCAATGTTGATTAACTTTGGCCAACTTGCTGCTTGCACCCCGAGAGAAAAGGATTTTGTTTATGGGAAGCTGGAGCCCATTGAAGTTAAAACTGTCCGCACATTTAATGTTCCTACCAGCTATCGAGCAAAGCAAGGTTATCTGAAGGACCCTTCACAAAAGGTCAAGACCAGTGCCAGTGTCGACACTGCAGATTTGGGTGTGTCAGTCGAGGATCTTCCGAAGTGTGACGAGGTTAGCGCCACACTCCTGGTCTCTCTGGAAAAGGAACTGAAAGGACATTTAATCTCAGAAAGTGTGGGGAGAGATGGTCTTTATGTAGATATAGGAACACAAACGTACAACTTTGCCTCTGCTCCGTTCGAAAGAGATGCATCGCTTGCTGATGTCATCGCAGACAAACCTCATGGGCTTCATGTACATGTCGAAGCCGAATGTGTCACCAGAAGACACAACAGAATCAGTTCAGCCTTCAGCTACATGTGTGGCCACTTCTTTCGCCGTGATGAATGCCGCTCTCATTTCAGGAATGTGCACTCTGACATACAGGCCTCTCTCAGCGGCTGGTTCCAACAGCGCTGTCCCTTAGCATACCTCGGCTGTGCTTTCACCAAGACAAGGTTTCACCCTGCAGGTCATCAGGCTACAATCAAATATTGTCAAGATGTCAGCGCCTTTGTTCTCCAGCCAGAAGTGCCTTCACTGCTCTGTGAAGGAGGGAAAACCTCGAGCTCTCAGAGCAATGGTGCACATAATCTGGATCCCCTGAGCAGCCTGCCCCTGGAGATCCTTCAGTACATTGCTGCTTACCTTGACAGTTTCACATTATCTCAGCTGTCCCAAGCCTCCCATCTGATGAGAGAAGTGTGTGTCGCATTGTTGCAGGAGAGAGGGATGGTCTCCCTCAAGTGGGAGAAAAAGACATATTCCCACGGGGGAAGCTCCTGGAAATGTCGAAAGAAAGCAAGTAtccttaatatatatatatatatatatatatatatgaatcaaTTGGTAACGGAACTGCAGAGCATTTGACTGATTGAGTGCTAACATTCCATCTTATATATTATTTTGATCACAACCTTGTGCACAGTGAAGGGAAAGTTTACTCAAGGCCAAACTTCTGTATCAGTTTACCTTTAGTGTCTGGCACCATTGGAAAATGTCAGTCATTCGTACAGCATGACAGCTGCTGCATTGTAAACACTCTCCAGGCTCTCCGTAGTTCTTTCTAACAATATTACAAACTAAATTAAAACCGTGTTGGCAACAGTTAATGGGTTCCTACTAAAACAGCCACCGGAGATTTGCTATTTTCTGCTTCCTTATCAAACAGCTTCTATTGGGGTCAGGCACCATGAGGAAGTGTTTGGGAAAAGATTATTTTGTTGTCCAAGCAATGGTCTAGAAACAAGACCTAAactataatttagtttagtttgttggTTGCAATGTGCTAATTTTGTTCCacagtttaaaatgtattttaaaaatcaatgatatatatatatatgtgtgtgtatgtttatgtatagCTACAGAGCTGCCgttgttttttaaaatcaaatatATGTTAACTGGGTGGTAGCTTCcataatttatataataatttatattataatattatataataatgtaaataaaaataatgtaaataatttttctttatttgattGTTGACAGTAGAAAGATTCAGGAAAAAATACGGAGTGAGGGGGATTCAACCCAGGGATGCTCTGTTTACCTTAGACCACTAAGCCATACCTTAGACCCCATTACTCAGTCTGCTTGGCGACAAGGATGCCTAGTGGTCTGAGCCTCGAGGCCGCTCCCAACTGCCTTGATTTTTGGAGATTATCCAAATCCTGTCTGGAATTATGAGTTACTGTATAACGATGACATTTTAAGCGATTCAGACTCCTGACCACTGAGCTATGGCTATTTAAGTTCATCATCTTGCTGTAGTGCCATCAAATGTGCAGGGTTACTTAAGGTAGATGAGGTCATTAACTAAACTACAAGAATTCGGCAACTAGGAAGGCatagaagaaaataataaacaaattaaaatcttTTGTTGGCTCATACAAATATTTTATGTATTCAAACTTGGTGAAAATaggatgaaagaaaaacatgtaaaatggCAGACAATTTGTTTAGGCAGGTGGAAACCTTTCAAGAGTTTTTTTCACAGTGATTAACCAAAGCCTAAATAGAGTAGATTACCACATAGCACATAGTTATgctaaactaactaactaactttgGGTGTTTGGCTAACTTTCCACCAATTCTTTTAAAAATCTGTTCAGTACTGTCATTTTTCAGATATCCCACTGACAAACAAACCTACATATGTGGTGATAAATATAACCTCTCTGCTGAAGGTAATAAAGGATATGAATGCATACgtgtgtatttttatatttactcTCTCTGTACTGCAGTGATCATGAGACAAAGAGCGTGCCGATGATATCAGTGATGTAGAATGACATGAGGCCTCGCAGCCAGTAAACACAGTGCTACCATAAAAAGTTAGAAGTGATCATTTATGGAAACAAGATGCTGATAAGACCTGGAAGGCAACAGCTGGGTATTTGCTCCTCAATGAAGGGCATCATTTGTGTACATTTGTAATGCATGGGTACAGTAATAACATTACGTCCTGACATATGATAAAAATACTATGCAATCTAGATTCCattattgaaaataaatgtatccTTGTGACCATTGCAGTACAGTTGATAGATACTTGACAGAAGCCTCCTACACCAACTCCagctttgtctctgtgttttacAGGTTTGGGAGTTCAGCAGTCTGTTTTCTTCTGTGGACAAGTGGAGCTTCAGCAACACTCCTTCCATGTCAGATCACCTGAAAACCTGCTCATTCTACGAGAGAGAGGAGCACACTGAGCCAGTGGCTTTAGCCTGCCTGGAAGAGGTCAAGAGACAAACATGGAGAAGTAAAGTATAAAAGATAACGCTCGTAGTCCCAAAGCTCAGTGGGCGGACCACAACAAGAGCGATGCCGCGTTTAGAATCCCTCACACGCAAAATGTATCCTCTGCATATACAGCTTATGTATAGGAGGAACAAAATGGGAATTCAGAGCTGCTGTGTGCTAAAGCCCTGCAGACATATACTATAGACTACATTTGAAGAATTCACGTGGGCATAAACTGCAATTTCTAAAGGTTTTGATGTGATTTACTTTAACTATTTTCTTGGAATGTCTCCTCAAAGCTGTAATGGGCAAAATGCTATTTATGCAGTGTTTTTAAGAGTTGATTGAAATAATCCCTCTAAGGACACTAAATGCACACCTGTATTTGTATGGTGTTTAAAAAGGTTTCTCATTTTCTGGGATATCAGatcatttgtctttgtttggCATACTAAGCTGActagttttagtcttatttcATTCTTGTGGTGAAAGGCAATTTTTCTAAGAAACTAGGGCAGCAGATGTTGGTGTTgttgactgttttcaacatgacAAGACTGACATCTACTGGGAAGGAGCTGAAGTACCTCATCTGTGTGGAGTCGTGACAtatctctcatacacacacacacacacacacacacacacacacacacacacacacacacacacacacacacacacacacacacacacacacacacacacacacaaactaaaacaagtTTGGTATTTGAATGCTGAGCACAATATCACATGTCCTATGTGTCATATTTGATAAAGCACAGCAGCATCTTACTGATGATGACAACTTTGTTTCTAATTTAGACTTCTAGGTctttaaaataatgtatgtgtgtgttctgtataATAAATCTGACTTGCACTTGGcctcatttatttgacagcatcATAGTCATAGGAATAAAAAGGACCTTAAAagctaaacatgtttttatcaaCCACAGACTTTACATAACAGAAAATGTGtagtaagggttagggttaggtaagtAACAAGTAGTCCCCATTAACTACAGCATCTCAGACACTTCAGGGTTTCGTAGTTTGTTGATCACCTCCGATAGCATTTTGTTGCACAGGGCTGCATACGGATTGAGAGCCATAGCCTGTTGTCGAGCAAATTCACTTCCAAGAGCAGCTGCTTTCTCAAAATCTGCTCTAGCTTCATCACCCTGGCATGCTAATCTACGTAAAAGGCCTCTTTGCACCAGCGCTTGGCAGGCAGTTCGTCCAGTGCCGCCGCTCAGCGAGATGGCTCGGTCCAAGTCCCCCATGGCTCCTGAAAGGAGAGAAGAGCACTGTGAGGCATACACATGTCTTGAAAGttatggaggatatatttattcataattcaaattgaaagtccaaagagaacaCAAAgtgagatcaaattaaaaatattattactTTACGACGCTACTACTTTAATTTCATCTcacttcgttttctctttggactttcaatttgaattatgaataaatatatcctccatagAAAGTTTCCAATTGGTAACGTGTTACAGGTTACTCAAGCTTGGTCTCTGCAATATTttgaaatatacagtatcttaCGTAGAGAGTAATAGTTGTAGCAAAAATTTCTTTGAATTACTTTGGCACCAAGTATTGTAgaattacagtaaaatacaaaaaaagtatttacagTAATTATCATACTAATATTATCATACTAAATTGACTATAACCTTTCAATctgatgtttttcatttatCCAAATACAGCAATACAGCAGAGTGTTAAACAATGGCATTTTCAGATGAATATAGTACTACAGTAATATTTTGCTATTCTTTGATTCAGCCAATGTGCAGTTCATTTCACATGTTCtgaatattattttaattagaAGTGTAGGTGTTTTGTTCAGAATGTTCAGAAGATCTTGTTAGCATGAACAACAACTGGCACCAGGTTACACACTAATTGAAAAGCACCTCCCTTAGATAGAATCTCCAATTTTAGAATCAAACGATGCACGTAAAAGGATTACAGTATTGAGTACATGGTGTGATTGACAAAGTGATCATTTGCGAGTGAGTTTAAAAACACCACAGCTGTACTCACATGTGCCAAAGATGTTTGATATAGAGCTGCAAATAGTAATCAATTACTTGACAACTATTACATTattctgcaactattttgataaacgATGATTGGTTTCAGTCATAAAACTACAACATTTCTGATTCCAgctccttaaatgtgaatattttctagtttctttactcctctgtggcagtaaactgaatatctttgagttgtggatatttgaggacgtcatctagggctttgggaaacactgatccacatttttcaccattttctgacattttatagagcaaacaactaatggattaatcCATAAAATAACCAACAGATTAATCtataatgacaataatcattggttgcagccctagttaataACCTTATGAATAAAAATGACAAGGGTTATAACAAAAGCATTGGCTATAACTTATTACATTTGTCAATTTTGTAAAGAACAGATTGAACAGATTCAGATATGACTTGAGCAAAATCCCTGTAATTCTGTACATTCAATATGTAATTCTATACAACCATGCCCTCCTGTGACAGACAGCATACACAACAAACCTAACACAAGACAAACTCAGAGCCTCTACAGTAACACTGTTGACAAAGCATCAGATAGACAAAGTTCGGATATGATGTCATGCTGGCCTGATACTCAACCGTCTCATATGTTGACACACGGCGGCGTATATGGAAAGGGTTATTATTGAATCTGTGGCATGTACCTGCTGTGTTCCCCTGCAGCCGCAGGGCCTGTGCCCGGTTGTTATAGGCTGAGGCTCGTTGGGGCAGGATCTGGATTGCCTGGCTAAACAGTTGAAGTGCAGCTTGCAAATCCCCAGCCTCTGCTGCCGAGACACCCCGCATCTCCAACTCTTTCACTCGCTTCAGCAACTCTGTCTCAAAGCCACTGTCTGGCAGGGGGAGATAAATAGGTTGAAAAAGCACTCAAACTCAAATGACAGGTACCGTGGCCAGGAAAACACAGTAATGCCACCCAGTACTCAATTTGGATTaaattgtcatgtttttttttagtcctggaatggaatgtgtaaataattttgatatgctatgaaatgtaaaaagctgtgatataatatgtagagaCACATCAAGTCAGAAGCTCATGCTCACCATCATCAGTTAATTCCTCCTCTTGGTTCAGACCAAGGATGTCTCCAAAGGGGGTAGTGGGGTGGAATATTGCCTGGAGTACAGCTCTGTCATGTGCTGAGGCCATCTTACGGTTTTCTGTAAAGAAAGCAAAGACAGAAGGCATGACAAATAAATTACAGCTGGGTGGAGAATTCTTCCTCCCCTTACTTCAGCCATTTCCACCAGCCAATCAAAGAAGGGGGCGGAAGCGGAGGCGGACTTTGAGATTTGCCTGCACTTAGCACATCTGTATTTGGTTAAGTCGAAAAATGCAAGCTAACACGCTGCAGAGCTGCTGGTATAACAGAAAAAGCCTACCattttccagaaatatactATCTGATGATTCAACTTATTGTAAAGTGATGAAAACGTTTTAGCATTATTTCCAAACCTCATATGAATTTTAGTTAAACAAA
It contains:
- the LOC144512485 gene encoding F-box only protein 40, with translation MTVGHHKHCEQCHSVHCQVPVQISVSCIIIKCRKNCGATFHMCKQEEHQLLCPNEMVPCINVNYGCPLTMLRHRLAKHLEVCPASVVCCSQEWNRWPVSETDLTFYKNISQSPETEVNLDVALALRDQELLFQSIKMKNIFPELMLEDPALQDASAAVNSPTEEATCSLDCVEFTENGCTRMQERELSQEERDALAKSRDMDGIQNYSSWEKIFNKEMEGCKQTVKNQNKREEKGKAKEEQESSNFHGETRNSHLSQENAAAAPSIGGATGLAPWQDGVLERLSKEFNIGEYNMYLVHNGAMLINFGQLAACTPREKDFVYGKLEPIEVKTVRTFNVPTSYRAKQGYLKDPSQKVKTSASVDTADLGVSVEDLPKCDEVSATLLVSLEKELKGHLISESVGRDGLYVDIGTQTYNFASAPFERDASLADVIADKPHGLHVHVEAECVTRRHNRISSAFSYMCGHFFRRDECRSHFRNVHSDIQASLSGWFQQRCPLAYLGCAFTKTRFHPAGHQATIKYCQDVSAFVLQPEVPSLLCEGGKTSSSQSNGAHNLDPLSSLPLEILQYIAAYLDSFTLSQLSQASHLMREVCVALLQERGMVSLKWEKKTYSHGGSSWKCRKKVWEFSSLFSSVDKWSFSNTPSMSDHLKTCSFYEREEHTEPVALACLEEVKRQTWRSKV
- the ttc36 gene encoding tetratricopeptide repeat protein 36, with the translated sequence MASAHDRAVLQAIFHPTTPFGDILGLNQEEELTDDDSGFETELLKRVKELEMRGVSAAEAGDLQAALQLFSQAIQILPQRASAYNNRAQALRLQGNTAGAMGDLDRAISLSGGTGRTACQALVQRGLLRRLACQGDEARADFEKAAALGSEFARQQAMALNPYAALCNKMLSEVINKLRNPEVSEML